One Microbacterium esteraromaticum genomic window carries:
- a CDS encoding alpha-ketoacid dehydrogenase subunit beta, which translates to MTIDTMPMSKALNAGLRKAMEDDPRVLLMGEDIGRLGGVFRITEHLQRDFGDRRVLDTPLAESGIVGTAIGLAMAGFRPVIEIQFDGFVFPAFDQITTQLAKLTNRHEGALSMPVVIRIPYGGHIGAVEHHQESPEAYFTHTPGLRVVSPSTPNDAYWMIQEAIRSNDPVIFLEPKSRYWQKGEVDLEASALPLHASRIVRRGSDVSLVGHGAMVTTLLQAAALAEAEGTSCEVVDVRSLSPVDYGPILDSVRSTGRMVYAQEAPGHTSVGSEIAATVMERAFYALEAPVLRVSGFDTPFPPAKLEGTYLPDADRILEAVDRSLAY; encoded by the coding sequence ATGACCATCGACACGATGCCCATGTCGAAGGCGCTGAACGCCGGCCTTCGCAAGGCGATGGAAGACGACCCGCGCGTGCTGCTGATGGGCGAGGACATCGGCCGTCTCGGCGGCGTGTTCCGCATCACCGAGCACCTGCAGCGCGACTTCGGAGACCGCCGCGTGCTCGACACCCCGCTCGCCGAGTCCGGCATCGTCGGCACGGCGATCGGCCTCGCCATGGCCGGCTTCCGTCCGGTCATCGAGATCCAGTTCGACGGTTTCGTGTTCCCCGCCTTCGACCAGATCACCACGCAGCTGGCCAAGCTGACCAACCGTCACGAGGGCGCCCTCTCGATGCCCGTCGTCATCCGCATCCCCTACGGCGGGCACATCGGCGCCGTCGAGCACCACCAGGAGAGCCCCGAGGCGTACTTCACGCACACGCCGGGTCTGCGGGTCGTCTCGCCGTCGACGCCGAACGACGCGTACTGGATGATCCAGGAGGCGATCCGCTCGAACGACCCCGTGATCTTCCTCGAGCCGAAGAGCCGCTACTGGCAGAAGGGCGAGGTCGATCTCGAGGCATCCGCCCTGCCGCTGCACGCATCGCGCATCGTGCGCCGCGGCAGCGACGTCTCGCTCGTCGGTCACGGCGCGATGGTCACCACGCTGCTGCAGGCTGCAGCGCTCGCCGAGGCCGAGGGCACGAGCTGCGAGGTCGTCGACGTACGCTCGCTCTCGCCCGTCGACTACGGGCCGATCCTCGACTCGGTGCGCTCGACAGGCCGCATGGTCTACGCGCAGGAGGCGCCGGGCCACACGAGCGTCGGCAGCGAGATCGCCGCGACCGTCATGGAGCGCGCCTTCTACGCGCTCGAGGCGCCGGTGCTGCGGGTGTCGGGCTTCGACACCCCGTTCCCGCCCGCCAAGCTCGAGGGCACCTATCTGCCAGATGCCGACCGCATCCTCGAAGCGGTCGATCGCTCCCTCGCCTACTGA